One genomic window of Punica granatum isolate Tunisia-2019 chromosome 1, ASM765513v2, whole genome shotgun sequence includes the following:
- the LOC116188953 gene encoding two-component response regulator ORR9 isoform X2 gives MGMAAAESQFHVLAVDDSLIDRKLIEKLLKTSSYQVTTVDSGSKALEFLGFREEEEQSSSSDSPSVSSNNHQEVEVNLIITDYCMPGMTGYDLLKKIKESSSLRNIPVVIMSSENVPSRISRCLEEGAEEFFLKPVQLSDLHRLRHHMMRTKKQEKQENQEEEGESENKAEVQPQSSHQAQQQSNNSSSSSSSSNKRKAMDEGLSPDRTRPRYSNGVTTAV, from the exons ATGGGCATGGCGGCGGCGGAGTCTCAGTTCCATGTCTTGGCCGTGGACGACAGCCTCATTGACAGGAAGCTCATCGAGAAGCTCCTCAAGACCTCCTCCTATCAAG TCACGACAGTCGATTCCGGCAGCAAAGCCCTGGAATTCCTAGGATTCCGcgaggaagaagaacagaGCAGCAGCTCGGATTCCCCTTCTGTCTCCTCCAACAACCACCAG GAAGTCGAGGTGAACCTGATCATCACAGACTACTGTATGCCCGGAATGACCGGCTACGATTTGCTGAAGAAAATCAAg GAATCTTCGTCTCTGAGGAACATACCGGTGGTTATCATGTCGTCGGAAAACGTGCCTTCGAGAATCAGCag ATGTTTGGAAGAAGGGGCAGAAGAGTTCTTCTTGAAGCCGGTGCAGCTGTCTGATCTGCATAGGCTTAGACACCATATGATGAGGACCAAGAAACAGGAGAAACAGGAGAAccaagaagaagagggagaaTCAGAGAACAAAGCCGAGGTCCAACCGCAAAGTTCTCACCAGGCACAGCAGCAAAGTAACAAcagtagcagcagcagcagcagcagcaataAGAGGAAAGCCATGGATGAAGGGCTTTCACCTGACAGAACAAGACCCAGATACAGTAATGGAGTCACCACCGCAGTCTGA
- the LOC116188953 gene encoding two-component response regulator ORR9 isoform X1, with translation MGMAAAESQFHVLAVDDSLIDRKLIEKLLKTSSYQVTTVDSGSKALEFLGFREEEEQSSSSDSPSVSSNNHQICPSGVLNFPWNHQEVEVNLIITDYCMPGMTGYDLLKKIKESSSLRNIPVVIMSSENVPSRISRCLEEGAEEFFLKPVQLSDLHRLRHHMMRTKKQEKQENQEEEGESENKAEVQPQSSHQAQQQSNNSSSSSSSSNKRKAMDEGLSPDRTRPRYSNGVTTAV, from the exons ATGGGCATGGCGGCGGCGGAGTCTCAGTTCCATGTCTTGGCCGTGGACGACAGCCTCATTGACAGGAAGCTCATCGAGAAGCTCCTCAAGACCTCCTCCTATCAAG TCACGACAGTCGATTCCGGCAGCAAAGCCCTGGAATTCCTAGGATTCCGcgaggaagaagaacagaGCAGCAGCTCGGATTCCCCTTCTGTCTCCTCCAACAACCACCAG ATTTGTCCTTCTGGGGTCCTGAATTTCCCATGGAATCATCAGGAAGTCGAGGTGAACCTGATCATCACAGACTACTGTATGCCCGGAATGACCGGCTACGATTTGCTGAAGAAAATCAAg GAATCTTCGTCTCTGAGGAACATACCGGTGGTTATCATGTCGTCGGAAAACGTGCCTTCGAGAATCAGCag ATGTTTGGAAGAAGGGGCAGAAGAGTTCTTCTTGAAGCCGGTGCAGCTGTCTGATCTGCATAGGCTTAGACACCATATGATGAGGACCAAGAAACAGGAGAAACAGGAGAAccaagaagaagagggagaaTCAGAGAACAAAGCCGAGGTCCAACCGCAAAGTTCTCACCAGGCACAGCAGCAAAGTAACAAcagtagcagcagcagcagcagcagcaataAGAGGAAAGCCATGGATGAAGGGCTTTCACCTGACAGAACAAGACCCAGATACAGTAATGGAGTCACCACCGCAGTCTGA
- the LOC116192082 gene encoding protein STRICTOSIDINE SYNTHASE-LIKE 10 encodes MATKLIVAAASLAVISVVLALLYPPARLSLPPSIPGSRDHLHSSRILHVDGAFGPESLAFDPNGGGPYTGVADGRILRWDGDGRGWVDFAVTSPNRKDCVRPFAPELEHICGRPLGLRFDKKTGDLYIADAYFGLLVVGSAGGLAAPVVTEAESHSFHFTNDMDIDEFEDVIYLTDSSTRFYRRQFMSSILSGDRTGKLMKYDKSSKQLTVLLRDLAFANGVALSKDRSFVLVAESTSCRITRLWLQGPNAGKSDTFAELPGFPDNIRRNPDGEFWVALHSKKGTFARWALSNTFIGNLLLKFPLSFRQLHSMFVGRPHATILRLNEEGEVLEVLEDVEAKGLRFPSEVEERDGKLWIGSVMTPFIGIYNRN; translated from the exons ATGGCTACGAAGCTCATAGTAGCCGCGGCTTCTCTTGCAGTGATATCCGTCGTCTTAGCTCTTCTGTACCCGCCCGCCCGCCTCTCTCTGCCCCCTTCAATCCCCGGGTCCCGCGACCACCTCCACTCCTCCCGGATACTGCATGTTGACGGGGCCTTCGGGCCGGAAAGCCTCGCCTTTGACCCCAACGGGGGAGGCCCGTACACCGGCGTCGCCGACGGCAGGATTCTCCGGTGGGATGGCGACGGCCGGGGCTGGGTTGATTTCGCCGTCACCAGTCCCAACAG GAAGGACTGTGTTCGGCCTTTTGCGCCCGAACTGGAGCACATCTGCGGGAGGCCACTCGGACTTCGGTTCGATAAGAAGACTGGAGATCTCTATATTGCGGATGCATACTTTGGGCTCTTGGTGGTGGGCTCCGCTGGTGGGTTGGCCGCTCCAGTAGTCACTGAAGCTGAAAGTCACTCATTTCACTTCACCAACGACATGGATATTGATGAGTTTGAGGATGTCATTTATTTAACGGACTCAAGCACAAGGTTTTATAGAAG GCAATTTATGTCTTCAATTCTAAGCGGAGACAGGACAGGCAAGCTAATGAAATATGACAAGTCAAGCAAACAACTGACGGTCCTACTACGAGACCTTGCTTTTGCCAATGGGGTGGCACTGAGCAAAGATCGCTCCTTTGTGCTGGTAGCGGAGTCAACCTCTTGCCGAATCACAAGGCTATGGCTTCAGGGTCCTAATGCCGGCAAGTCAGACACTTTTGCTGAATTGCCTGGCTTCCCTGACAACATAAGGAGGAACCCGGACGGAGAATTTTGGGTTGCCCTCCATTCCAAGAAAGGTACTTTTGCAAGGTGGGCTCTTTCAAACACGTTCATCGGGAACCTGTTGCTAAAATTTCCGCTTAGCTTCAGGCAGCTGCACTCAATGTTCGTGGGTCGCCCACATGCCACTATTCTGAGGCTGAACGAGGAGGGAGAGGTTTTGGAAGTTTTGGAAGACGTTGAAGCGAAGGGTTTGAGGTTTCCGAGCGAAGTGGAAGAGAGGGATGGTAAGTTGTGGATTGGTTCGGTGATGACACCCTTCATCGGCATCTATAATAGGAATTAG
- the LOC116192696 gene encoding protein STRICTOSIDINE SYNTHASE-LIKE 2-like, with protein sequence MNATASHGRLSAQTSSSISSLHVQKGEKERRAMNSKLLLPASAAVVLFSALIVIIATLRPGGLDLLRRETDVIAGRVQAVPIERAVGPESFAFDPRGDGPYTGLSDGRVVKWVEHERRWVAFAYTSPNREECEGPHDHEAMEHICGRPLGLGFNHNTGDLYVADAYMGLLVVGPDGGSATKVDVAAGVDPGPLRFANGLDIDQRSGTIYFSDSSTKYQRKDYISLILAGDKTGRLMKYDPHTKRVEVLLHSLAFANGVAMTSDGSSVLISETSSCRILQYCLKTGTTRVFTRLPGFPDNIKRSPRGGYWVGIFSRKGRLLDWLLANPMVGTALTKYVPNHTKVALWYTRWRGRGLAVRLGEEGEVLEVLEGESIGSEWKSVSEVVEMEMETERGGKNKFWVGSVNMPFAGTFLR encoded by the exons ATGAACGCGACAGCTTCACACGGCCGGCTCAGTGCTCAAACCTCATCATCTATTTCATCTCTTCATGTTCAGAAGGGCGAAAAGGAGAGAAGGGCCATGAACTCGAAGCTCTTACTCCCAGCATCGGCAGCCGTTGTATTATTCTCTGCGTTGATCGTAATCATCGCCACCCTCAGACCTGGGGGTCTCGATCTTCTCCGCCGAGAAACCGATGTGATAGCCGGGAGAGTGCAGGCTGTCCCGATAGAGAGGGCAGTTGGGCCCGAGAGCTTCGCGTTCGACCCTCGAGGAGACGGGCCCTACACCGGCTTGTCGGATGGTCGGGTTGTCAAGTGGGTCGAGCATGAGAGGAGGTGGGTCGCTTTCGCTTACACTTCTCCTAACAG AGAGGAATGTGAGGGGCCACATGACCATGAAGCAATGGAGCACATCTGTGGGCGTCCGTTGGGCCTGGGCTTCAACCATAACACAGGGGACCTCTACGTTGCAGATGCGTATATGGGTCTGCTCGTGGTGGGCCCAGACGGCGGCTCAGCCACCAAGGTGGACGTCGCAGCCGGAGTCGACCCCGGTCCGCTGAGATTCGCCAACGGATTGGACATTGATCAGCGTAGCGGAACCATCTATTTCAGCGACAGCAGTACCAAATATCAGCGCAA GGACTACATATCTCTTATCCTTGCCGGTGACAAGACTGGAAGATTAATGAAGTACGACCCACATACCAAACGAGTCGAAGTCCTGCTCCATTCCCTTGCATTTGCAAACGGAGTAGCCATGACTTCAGACGGCTCCTCTGTCTTAATTTCCGAGACCAGCAGCTGCAGGATCCTGCAGTATTGCCTCAAGACCGGGACAACCCGCGTGTTCACGCGGCTCCCCGGGTTTCCCGACAACATCAAGAGGAGCCCCCGGGGTGGGTACTGGGTCGGAATCTTCAGTAGGAAGGGGAGGTTACTGGACTGGTTGCTGGCCAATCCTATGGTTGGGACGGCCCTGACTAAGTACGTCCCGAACCATACGAAAGTGGCCCTCTGGTACACTAGGTGGAGGGGGAGGGGCCTCGCGGTGAGGCTGGGCGAAGAAGGTGAGGTGTTGGAGGTTTTGGAGGGGGAGAGCATTGGGAGTGAATGGAAGTCCGTGAGTGAAGTGgtggagatggagatggagacGGAGAGGGGCGGGAAAAACAAGTTTTGGGTCGGTTCCGTAAATATGCCATTTGCAGGGACTTTTCTGAGATGA